In Janibacter cremeus, a genomic segment contains:
- a CDS encoding response regulator transcription factor — protein MNPSTEPIRLVLVDDQSLVRAGFRMVLDAQTDMTVVGEAGDGQAALDLLHTTAADVVLMDIRMPRMDGVAATEALCLRPNGPRVIVLTTFDLDEYAHAALRAGASGFLLKDAGPEDLLAAIRSVHGGDAVIAPSTTRRLIEHFADQPGPSPSPAASRPQDHPRLTDLTTREVEVLTAVARGLTNAEISAELYLAEATVKTHIGRILAKAHLRDRVQMVLLAYESGLVDVRPRS, from the coding sequence ATGAACCCGAGCACCGAGCCCATCCGGCTCGTCCTCGTCGACGACCAGTCCCTGGTCCGCGCCGGATTCCGCATGGTCCTCGATGCACAGACCGACATGACCGTCGTCGGGGAGGCCGGTGACGGTCAGGCCGCGCTGGACCTGCTGCACACCACCGCCGCCGACGTCGTCCTGATGGATATCAGGATGCCGCGCATGGACGGGGTGGCCGCGACCGAGGCCCTGTGCCTGCGCCCCAACGGCCCGAGGGTCATCGTCCTGACGACCTTCGACCTGGACGAGTACGCCCACGCGGCGCTGCGCGCGGGGGCCTCCGGGTTCCTGCTGAAGGACGCAGGTCCGGAGGACCTCCTCGCCGCGATCCGATCAGTCCACGGCGGTGATGCGGTCATCGCCCCGAGCACGACGCGGCGGCTGATCGAGCACTTCGCGGACCAACCCGGGCCGTCCCCTTCACCGGCGGCGTCGCGCCCGCAGGACCACCCCCGCCTGACCGACCTGACCACCCGCGAGGTCGAGGTCCTCACCGCCGTCGCCCGGGGCCTGACGAACGCCGAGATCTCCGCCGAGCTGTACCTCGCCGAGGCGACGGTCAAGACCCACATCGGCCGCATCCTGGCCAAGGCACATCTGCGTGACCGGGTGCAGATGGTGCTGCTGGCCTACGAGAGCGGACTGGTGGACGTACGACCACGGTCGTAG
- a CDS encoding ABC transporter ATP-binding protein: MTTTTPSPSATSIATAARTIGLTKIFGTTDSGVTALDAVDVGIEVGRFTAIMGPSGSGKSTLMHCLAGLETPTSGQVLLGDTDLTRLSDKALTLLRRERIGFIFQSFNLLPMLTARQNVELPLTLAGRSVDRERMDRIVTVLGIQDRLGHRPSELSGGQQQRVAVARALVTGPDVLFADEPTGALDSRSSTQMLSFLRSSVREFGQTIVMVTHDPRAASYADRVLLLADGRLAGELHDPTEDSVLAAMKGLGE, translated from the coding sequence ATGACGACAACCACGCCCAGCCCGTCCGCGACCAGCATCGCCACCGCGGCCCGCACGATCGGCCTGACCAAGATCTTCGGCACCACCGACTCCGGCGTCACCGCGCTGGACGCCGTCGACGTCGGCATCGAGGTGGGCCGGTTCACCGCGATCATGGGGCCGTCCGGCTCCGGGAAGTCAACGCTCATGCACTGCCTCGCCGGCCTGGAGACCCCCACGAGCGGGCAGGTCCTCCTCGGCGACACCGACCTCACCCGGCTGTCCGACAAGGCGCTCACCCTGCTGCGCCGTGAGCGCATCGGCTTCATCTTCCAGTCCTTCAACCTGCTGCCGATGCTCACCGCCCGGCAGAACGTCGAGCTGCCGCTGACCCTCGCCGGACGTTCGGTGGACCGGGAGCGGATGGACCGCATCGTCACGGTCCTGGGCATCCAGGACCGGCTCGGACACCGGCCGAGCGAGCTCTCCGGCGGCCAGCAGCAGCGGGTGGCCGTTGCCCGGGCCCTGGTCACCGGCCCCGACGTCCTCTTCGCCGACGAGCCGACCGGCGCCCTCGACTCGCGCTCGTCCACCCAGATGCTGTCCTTCCTGCGCTCCAGCGTGCGCGAGTTCGGCCAGACCATCGTCATGGTCACCCACGACCCACGCGCCGCGTCCTACGCCGACCGGGTCCTGCTCCTGGCCGACGGCCGCCTCGCGGGCGAGCTGCACGACCCGACCGAGGACTCCGTCCTCGCGGCCATGAAGGGCCTGGGTGAGTGA
- a CDS encoding FtsX-like permease family protein has product MLSLSLASLRHQSRQYLAPGLAVVLGVAFVAATLALTGTLSSSVRAAVAGQYAPYSGVVVPGPDGPIPEDLAAQVAGIDGVEAVDPVRSGSAMLRGGGGESFAMVTTESEISPHPLVQGRMPGSASEIALSETVAAGSQLDVGESVRVAALSGGEDSTTRATVAGIVDVAGDPRYAGGTPAVFATASGVTELTGATGWEEIDVVGSGDEEATTAALRSALEAEGADVTVRTATAQADEQVRQFSGGTNFISIFLLAFAAIALFVSAIVIANTFSILLARRARETALLRAVGSTRGQVIRSALVESLVVAVLFAVTGVLVGIAAAWCLARIGWALAGDTLPDLVFTVAPRAVLVPVVAGVVVVLVAALRPVVRSSRVAPLEALRPDAALTAGSRAGRWRIVVGALLVLGGSGALVAGAALPSVLVGVAGGLVSFTGVILVGTVLVPWAVRGVGLVAARPFGPAGRLAVDNAVRNPARAAATASALLVGVTLVTMTAVGAATARAAVTDFINGQYPVDVLVEGMDVTDSSAAAIGRVDGVVDTAALTGTTATALVGDTSTETMVAGLSQDVDDVVRAPDVMPTVSEGSVTISEGAAGVADISSGDRVVIQGPDGRVALTARVEGGFETAWLVSPATLGEIDRGPADRALLVRLEDGADVQATVDEVKALAAGIEQGRVSGGAPVRAANMQALDTALVVVLALLAISVIISVVGIANTLSLSVIERTRESALMRALGMTRGQLRGMLGIESVLLALVGVVLGGALGIGYGLAGVQALFGEQIAVSATLPWGQLAAIAAVAVVAGLLASVLPARRAARVSPAQALAVE; this is encoded by the coding sequence ATGCTGAGCCTCTCCCTCGCCTCGCTGCGCCACCAGTCCCGCCAGTACCTCGCCCCGGGCCTGGCCGTCGTCCTCGGCGTCGCCTTCGTCGCCGCCACCCTCGCCCTGACCGGCACGCTGTCCTCGTCCGTGCGCGCTGCGGTCGCCGGCCAGTACGCCCCCTACTCCGGCGTCGTCGTCCCCGGCCCCGACGGGCCCATCCCGGAGGACCTGGCCGCCCAGGTGGCCGGCATCGACGGCGTCGAAGCCGTGGATCCCGTCCGCAGCGGGTCCGCCATGCTTCGCGGCGGCGGTGGCGAGTCCTTCGCCATGGTCACCACCGAGTCCGAGATCTCCCCCCACCCGCTGGTGCAGGGACGCATGCCGGGCAGCGCGAGCGAGATCGCCCTGAGCGAGACCGTCGCCGCGGGCAGTCAGCTGGACGTCGGAGAAAGCGTCCGGGTGGCCGCCCTGTCGGGTGGGGAAGACTCCACGACCCGGGCCACCGTCGCCGGGATCGTCGATGTCGCCGGTGACCCCCGCTACGCCGGTGGCACCCCAGCGGTCTTCGCCACCGCATCGGGGGTCACCGAGCTCACCGGCGCGACCGGGTGGGAGGAGATCGACGTCGTCGGGTCCGGCGACGAAGAGGCGACGACCGCCGCCCTCCGCTCAGCACTCGAGGCGGAGGGGGCCGACGTCACCGTCCGTACCGCCACCGCCCAGGCTGATGAGCAGGTCAGGCAGTTCTCCGGAGGGACGAACTTCATCTCCATCTTCCTGCTCGCCTTCGCGGCCATCGCACTCTTCGTCTCCGCGATCGTGATCGCCAACACCTTCTCCATCCTGCTCGCCCGACGCGCCCGGGAGACCGCGCTGCTGCGTGCGGTGGGCTCCACCCGCGGCCAGGTCATCCGCTCCGCGCTGGTCGAGTCGCTGGTGGTCGCCGTGCTCTTCGCCGTCACCGGAGTGCTCGTCGGCATCGCTGCCGCGTGGTGCCTGGCACGGATCGGGTGGGCGCTGGCCGGGGACACGCTCCCCGATCTCGTCTTCACCGTGGCGCCCCGCGCCGTGCTGGTCCCCGTCGTCGCAGGGGTGGTCGTGGTGCTCGTGGCTGCGCTGCGACCGGTGGTCCGCTCCTCACGGGTGGCGCCGCTGGAGGCGCTGCGACCTGATGCAGCCCTGACCGCCGGCTCCCGCGCCGGACGGTGGCGGATCGTCGTTGGTGCTCTGCTCGTGCTCGGCGGCTCCGGCGCACTCGTGGCCGGCGCTGCCCTCCCCTCGGTGCTCGTCGGTGTGGCCGGTGGTCTGGTCTCCTTCACCGGCGTCATCCTCGTGGGCACCGTGCTGGTGCCCTGGGCCGTCCGGGGCGTGGGACTGGTGGCGGCGCGGCCCTTCGGTCCGGCCGGCCGCCTGGCCGTGGACAACGCGGTGCGCAATCCCGCCCGGGCGGCCGCCACCGCCTCCGCCCTGCTCGTCGGCGTCACCCTGGTGACGATGACCGCCGTCGGGGCGGCGACGGCCCGCGCCGCGGTCACCGATTTCATCAACGGGCAGTACCCGGTGGATGTGCTCGTCGAGGGCATGGACGTCACCGACTCGTCCGCTGCCGCCATCGGCCGCGTCGACGGCGTGGTGGACACCGCCGCCCTGACCGGCACGACCGCAACCGCCCTCGTCGGCGACACGTCCACCGAGACGATGGTCGCCGGGTTGTCGCAGGACGTCGATGACGTCGTGCGCGCACCGGACGTGATGCCCACGGTCAGCGAAGGATCCGTCACGATCTCCGAAGGCGCAGCCGGTGTTGCGGACATCTCCTCCGGGGATCGCGTGGTCATCCAGGGACCGGACGGGCGGGTGGCCCTCACCGCGCGGGTCGAGGGCGGCTTCGAGACGGCGTGGCTGGTCAGCCCGGCGACGCTGGGCGAGATCGATCGGGGTCCTGCCGACCGGGCGCTCCTCGTCCGACTCGAGGACGGCGCCGACGTCCAGGCCACCGTCGACGAGGTAAAGGCGTTGGCGGCGGGTATCGAGCAGGGTCGGGTCAGCGGCGGTGCCCCCGTCCGGGCGGCCAACATGCAGGCCCTCGACACCGCACTCGTGGTGGTTCTCGCGCTGCTGGCGATCTCCGTGATCATCTCCGTCGTCGGCATCGCCAACACGCTGTCGCTGAGTGTCATCGAGCGCACCCGGGAGTCGGCACTCATGCGGGCCTTGGGCATGACCAGGGGTCAGCTGCGCGGGATGCTCGGTATCGAGTCGGTCCTGCTGGCCCTCGTCGGTGTCGTCCTGGGGGGCGCTCTGGGGATCGGCTACGGCCTCGCGGGGGTGCAGGCTCTCTTCGGTGAGCAGATCGCGGTCAGTGCGACCCTGCCGTGGGGGCAGCTCGCCGCCATCGCTGCGGTTGCCGTCGTCGCGGGGCTCCTCGCCTCTGTGCTGCCGGCCCGGCGGGCGGCGCGCGTCTCCCCCGCGCAGGCGCTGGCGGTCGAGTAG
- a CDS encoding exonuclease SbcCD subunit D — translation MKFLHTSDWHLGRSFHGVGLLGAQSEFVDHLVSTVREQGVDAVLVSGDVYDRALPPPDAVRLLSEAVTRLIDAGSQVIISSGNHDSAIRLGFASDLLSRAGLHIRSSLGSIGTPVMVGDAAVYPLPYLEPAASSVTEELGVDKRTHTAVLGAAMDRVRADAATRGPRTIAMAHCFVGGGATSDSERDISTGGVAMVPTSTFDGVAYAALGHLHGSQQIDDTVRYSGSPLAMSFSETHHTKGTLLLDLDVDGRVQVEQVEAPVHRRLAQVRGTLEEVLEHPRHTGAESAWVQVTLTDPIRPVGALEQVTRRFPHVLQLRFDPQGEALPVRSYAAKVAHREPLEVCCDFVEDVRRGAGADEAETRLLRDALEAGRAARGDREDEGRARERGAA, via the coding sequence ATGAAGTTCCTCCACACCTCCGACTGGCACCTGGGCCGCTCCTTCCACGGGGTGGGGCTGCTCGGTGCGCAGTCCGAGTTCGTGGACCACCTCGTGTCGACGGTCCGCGAGCAGGGCGTGGACGCGGTCCTGGTGTCCGGGGACGTCTACGACCGGGCGCTTCCTCCGCCCGACGCCGTGCGGCTGCTCTCGGAGGCGGTGACGCGCCTGATCGACGCCGGGTCGCAGGTGATCATCTCCAGCGGCAACCACGACTCGGCGATCCGCCTCGGCTTCGCCTCCGACCTGCTCTCCCGGGCCGGTCTGCACATCCGCTCCAGCCTGGGTTCGATCGGGACACCGGTCATGGTGGGTGACGCAGCGGTCTACCCACTCCCCTACCTGGAGCCGGCCGCGTCGTCGGTGACCGAGGAGCTGGGCGTCGACAAGCGCACCCACACCGCGGTGCTCGGTGCCGCGATGGACCGGGTGCGGGCGGATGCAGCGACGCGCGGTCCGAGGACGATCGCCATGGCGCACTGCTTCGTCGGTGGTGGTGCCACGAGCGATTCCGAGCGTGACATCAGCACCGGCGGGGTGGCGATGGTCCCGACGAGCACCTTCGACGGTGTCGCCTATGCGGCACTCGGGCACCTGCACGGGTCCCAGCAGATCGACGACACGGTTCGCTACAGCGGCTCACCGCTGGCCATGTCCTTCAGCGAGACCCACCACACCAAGGGCACGTTGCTGCTCGACCTGGACGTCGACGGCCGGGTGCAGGTCGAGCAGGTCGAGGCCCCGGTCCACCGGCGCTTGGCGCAGGTTCGCGGCACCCTAGAGGAGGTCCTCGAGCACCCGCGTCATACCGGGGCGGAGAGCGCCTGGGTCCAAGTCACGCTGACCGACCCGATACGTCCCGTCGGGGCCCTGGAGCAGGTGACCCGGCGGTTCCCGCACGTGCTGCAACTGCGCTTCGACCCGCAGGGCGAAGCTCTGCCCGTCCGCAGCTACGCCGCCAAGGTCGCTCATCGGGAGCCGCTGGAGGTGTGCTGCGACTTCGTCGAGGACGTGCGACGCGGGGCCGGCGCCGACGAGGCCGAGACCCGACTGCTCCGGGACGCGCTCGAGGCCGGACGTGCGGCACGCGGCGACCGGGAGGACGAGGGCCGCGCGCGCGAGCGCGGTGCGGCATGA
- a CDS encoding AAA family ATPase, with protein sequence MRLHRLTATAFGPFAGTVHLDLEDLSGSGLYLIHGPTGSGKTSLLDAICFALYANVPGDRLTTSLRSQHAAATEPTTVVLELTLAGRRLCVTRSPAYERPKKRGTGTTTEQAHVQLEEYVSGRWQTLSSRIDETARVLDDLLGMGLDQFRRVVMLPQGDFAAFLRATDEERREVLERLFDVTDYVAVEQHLTVQRQEAQATLAAARAALAGHTGRLTELLAGTDVDLSELIEPDEPLDHLAPADLLSLVDTIDTALEAHAGEIMALVDDARSRAKSERVSLEVARRQEERRRRGHRAHSVLDTLAEDADEHRARRRRLARAREAVAVLPHIGAAERARTSVTTATATRDEAMASLPEAGQDLTTLQEELTDHDEVLATARHESQRLERLVRDLPRSTAAIDDREETVAVAATALTAARTQAEETESTRGQVQRAQERLDQLTPLVTSLTELSTARSSVAVLRDEVRSTTDLRQSAHESVLARRERVQQLVQQRLDTMAGELATQLVDGQACAVCGSPDHPAPAPAVHQVTPEQIETARGEVETAEAVLGRARDRDESAASRLGLAAAKVEDLVLTVTRIVAENDLLDIDAEQDLSGPLVDLEEQRARLVDVAARRDAVDQAVESCASAVTRAVTAHDEATAVLAEARVRHEQVLQEQADCTRRLVQALEAHDDGCPCGSLVPPDGEPPTPGGAGAPGAATEPDLQRTPEALAAAVTAAVRGHRADLAATDRAIAARTDLDHRTTTLDEAEGLLAAALAEAAFDDADAVAAAALPRTALAELEQVVDDHEARRAAATAVLEEDDVVAAMQEETVDLDDLGVAAEEARVAAEVVSRRQASAETVRTQFTTLRDHVRRVCAQLGPTAEHAAVVTRMASLVTGTSSDNDKRMRLSTFVLAARLERIVELANERLVDMADGRYELGHDDSGARGQRRGGLGLVVRDLWTSRVRPTTSLSGGESFTTSLALALGLADAIREESGGQEFGTLFVDEGFGSLDQDSLEQVLDVLDRLRDGGRTIGVVSHVTEMRTRIPTQVQVHKTQQGSTVSVVGTTPDVA encoded by the coding sequence ATGAGGCTCCACCGTCTCACGGCGACCGCCTTCGGCCCCTTCGCCGGGACGGTGCACCTCGACCTCGAGGACCTCAGCGGCTCGGGCCTCTACCTCATCCACGGACCGACCGGCTCGGGCAAGACGAGCCTGCTGGACGCCATCTGCTTCGCGCTGTATGCCAACGTCCCCGGCGACCGACTCACGACGTCGCTGCGCAGCCAGCACGCGGCGGCGACCGAGCCGACCACAGTCGTCCTGGAGCTGACGCTGGCCGGTCGGCGTCTGTGCGTCACGCGCAGCCCGGCCTACGAGCGGCCCAAGAAGCGCGGTACCGGCACGACCACCGAGCAGGCACACGTCCAGCTGGAGGAGTACGTCAGCGGCCGCTGGCAGACGCTCAGCTCGCGCATCGACGAGACCGCGCGGGTGCTCGACGACCTGCTGGGCATGGGCCTGGACCAGTTCCGACGTGTGGTCATGTTGCCTCAGGGCGACTTCGCCGCCTTCCTCCGCGCCACCGACGAGGAGCGCAGGGAAGTCCTCGAGCGGCTCTTCGACGTCACCGACTACGTGGCCGTGGAGCAGCACCTGACCGTCCAGCGGCAGGAGGCGCAGGCAACCCTGGCCGCTGCCCGGGCGGCACTGGCCGGGCACACCGGACGGCTGACCGAGCTGCTCGCCGGGACGGACGTCGACCTGTCGGAGCTCATCGAGCCCGACGAGCCCCTGGACCACCTCGCTCCCGCGGACCTGCTGTCGCTCGTGGACACCATCGACACGGCACTGGAAGCGCATGCGGGCGAGATCATGGCCCTCGTCGACGACGCCCGGAGCCGGGCGAAGAGCGAGCGCGTGTCGTTGGAGGTCGCTCGTCGACAGGAGGAGCGCCGGCGGCGGGGCCACCGGGCCCATTCCGTGCTCGACACGCTTGCCGAGGACGCGGACGAGCACCGTGCGCGTCGCCGCCGTCTGGCACGGGCGAGGGAGGCCGTGGCGGTCCTGCCGCACATCGGGGCCGCCGAGCGCGCCCGCACGTCCGTCACCACGGCAACAGCCACCCGCGACGAGGCGATGGCGTCCCTGCCGGAGGCCGGTCAGGACCTCACGACGCTGCAGGAGGAGCTCACCGACCACGACGAGGTCCTCGCAACGGCCAGGCACGAGTCGCAGCGGCTCGAGCGTCTCGTCCGCGACCTGCCACGGTCGACGGCAGCCATCGACGACCGCGAGGAGACAGTGGCCGTGGCCGCCACGGCCCTGACCGCGGCCCGGACGCAGGCCGAGGAGACCGAGTCCACCCGAGGCCAGGTCCAGCGGGCCCAGGAGCGCCTGGACCAGCTGACGCCGCTGGTCACTTCCCTGACCGAGCTGAGCACGGCCCGCTCGTCCGTGGCGGTGCTGCGGGACGAGGTCCGGAGTACGACTGACCTGCGCCAGAGCGCGCACGAGAGTGTCCTGGCGCGACGCGAGCGTGTACAACAGCTGGTCCAGCAGCGCCTGGACACCATGGCCGGCGAGCTGGCCACGCAGCTCGTCGATGGTCAGGCCTGCGCCGTCTGCGGCTCACCCGACCACCCGGCACCCGCGCCCGCGGTGCACCAGGTCACGCCCGAGCAGATCGAGACGGCACGGGGAGAGGTCGAGACCGCCGAGGCCGTACTCGGGAGGGCCCGTGACCGGGACGAGTCCGCCGCCTCACGCCTCGGGCTCGCCGCGGCCAAGGTCGAGGACCTGGTGCTCACCGTCACCCGGATCGTCGCCGAGAACGACCTCCTCGACATCGATGCAGAGCAGGACCTGTCCGGGCCCCTCGTGGACCTCGAGGAGCAGCGAGCGCGCCTCGTCGATGTCGCCGCCCGCCGGGACGCCGTCGATCAGGCCGTCGAGTCCTGCGCGAGTGCGGTCACCCGTGCGGTGACGGCCCACGACGAGGCGACGGCCGTTCTCGCGGAGGCCCGAGTGCGGCACGAGCAGGTACTTCAGGAACAGGCCGACTGCACGCGCCGTCTGGTGCAGGCCCTCGAGGCACACGACGACGGGTGCCCGTGCGGTTCGCTCGTACCCCCGGACGGGGAGCCACCGACACCGGGGGGGGCTGGAGCACCAGGCGCTGCCACCGAGCCGGACCTGCAGCGCACGCCCGAGGCTCTGGCCGCGGCCGTCACCGCCGCAGTGCGTGGGCACCGTGCCGACCTCGCTGCCACCGATCGGGCGATCGCCGCGAGGACCGACCTCGATCACAGGACGACCACCCTCGACGAGGCGGAGGGCCTGCTTGCTGCCGCCCTGGCCGAGGCAGCCTTCGACGATGCCGACGCCGTCGCTGCTGCAGCCCTGCCCCGGACGGCACTCGCCGAGCTCGAGCAGGTGGTCGACGACCACGAGGCCCGGCGTGCAGCCGCCACGGCGGTCCTCGAGGAGGACGACGTCGTTGCGGCGATGCAGGAGGAGACGGTTGATCTCGACGACCTCGGCGTCGCTGCCGAAGAGGCACGCGTCGCCGCCGAGGTCGTCTCCCGTCGTCAGGCGTCCGCGGAGACGGTACGGACGCAGTTCACCACCCTGCGGGACCATGTCCGCCGTGTGTGTGCGCAACTCGGCCCCACGGCCGAGCACGCCGCTGTGGTGACCCGCATGGCCAGCCTGGTCACCGGGACGAGCTCTGACAACGACAAGCGGATGCGACTGTCGACCTTCGTCCTGGCGGCCCGGCTCGAGCGCATCGTCGAGCTGGCCAACGAGCGTCTGGTCGACATGGCCGACGGACGCTACGAGCTGGGCCACGACGACTCAGGCGCCCGGGGCCAGCGCCGCGGGGGGCTCGGTCTCGTCGTGCGAGACCTGTGGACCTCCCGCGTGCGGCCGACCACCAGCCTGTCCGGTGGCGAGTCCTTCACGACGTCGCTGGCCCTGGCCCTGGGCCTCGCGGATGCCATTCGCGAGGAGTCCGGTGGTCAGGAGTTCGGCACCCTCTTCGTCGACGAGGGATTCGGCAGCCTCGACCAGGACAGCCTCGAGCAGGTCCTCGACGTCCTCGACCGCCTGCGCGACGGCGGCCGCACCATCGGCGTGGTCAGCCACGTCACCGAGATGCGCACCCGCATCCCTACCCAGGTGCAGGTGCACAAGACCCAGCAGGGCTCCACCGTCTCCGTCGTCGGCACCACCCCCGACGTCGCCTGA